The Oceanicaulis alexandrii DSM 11625 DNA segment CACACATGCGAGGCGCCAGAAGCGTTGACTCTGCTCTAAGCTTTGCGTAAATCCCGCCCTCCTGATTTTTCCGGGGGCCGTTTGCGTCCTCATACCTAATTAAGCTAGGGCGACGACCATGAAAGTGCGCAGCTCCCTGAAGTCCTTGAAGAACCGCCACCGCGACTGCCAAGTCGTGCGTCGCCGCGGCAAGGTCTACGTGATCAACAAAACCGACCCGCGTTTCAAAGCCCGCGCCGGCTAGACAGCCGTGTCGCGCGCGGTTCTCTGGGACCTGGGTCATACCCTGGTCGACTGGGACCCGCGCCGGGTCTACAGAACGCTTATGCCTGACGACGCCGCCGTGGAGCAATTCCTCGGCGGTGTTTGTACGATGGCGTGGCACACCGAGCATGATCGCGGCGTGCCCATGGCGGACAACCGCAAGCCCCTGATCGAGGCGCACCCCGACAAGGCCGATCTGATCACGGCCTGGGAGACGCGCTGGCCGGACATGTTTGACGGCTGGATCACGGGCATGGAGGCGGTGGTCGACCGCCTGAACGCTCTGGGCGTCGCGCAATACGCCCTGACCAATCTGCCGGCCGAGAAATGGTCTCATATCCAAGAGACCTATCCCAAGATCGCGGCCTTTGACGCTGTGGTGGTCTCCGGCGCCGAGAAGATGGTCAAACCCGATCCCCGTCTCTACCAGCTGACTATCCAGCGCATCAGCCATGCGCCTGAAGACGTGCTGTTCATCGATGACCGCGATGACAATATCCGCGCCGGAATCGAAGCGGGCTTCAAGGGCCATGTCTTCAAAGGCGCCGAAGGGGCTGTCAGAGCCCTGCGCGATCATGGCGTCGATCTCTAGACGATCCGGTTGAAGTCGGGCGGATGGCCTTCTAATTTTACTGTCGAGCAATCGACGGGATCATTATGAGCAAAACTGTTCGCTGGACATTGGTCAGTTTCGCCATTCTCGCGATCGCCATCCTCATTCAGCTGGCGGCCGCAACGGTCTTTCCTCAAATCCCCCAGGCCTTGCGCGCCTTTGTCGCCGGATCTCTGGCTGGCGCGCCGATCAGCATCATCCTGATGAAGACAGGACTGATCTCTCAAAAAACCGCATAGCGCGCTTGCCGCATCCTGTGTCTCGCTTATCCTCCCCTGCATGATGCTGCTGAGCCTTCTGGCCGCTGTTCAGGCGACG contains these protein-coding regions:
- the ykgO gene encoding type B 50S ribosomal protein L36, translating into MKVRSSLKSLKNRHRDCQVVRRRGKVYVINKTDPRFKARAG
- a CDS encoding HAD family hydrolase; translation: MSRAVLWDLGHTLVDWDPRRVYRTLMPDDAAVEQFLGGVCTMAWHTEHDRGVPMADNRKPLIEAHPDKADLITAWETRWPDMFDGWITGMEAVVDRLNALGVAQYALTNLPAEKWSHIQETYPKIAAFDAVVVSGAEKMVKPDPRLYQLTIQRISHAPEDVLFIDDRDDNIRAGIEAGFKGHVFKGAEGAVRALRDHGVDL